From the Lysinibacillus fusiformis genome, the window TTAAAAGATAGTCTTCGGATGATGTGGCTAGCTCAAGGGTATGAACCAAGCTACCGCACGATCAACCGTTTTCGTGTTCAACCAGAAATGAAAGAGTTGATCCGCCAATGTTTCGTCCAATTCCGTTGCCAGTTGGTCCAAGAAGAATTAATTGATCAGGAAGCTATTTTTATTGATGGAACAAAGATCGAAGCCAATGCGAACAAATTTACTTTCGTGTGGAAAAAATCCATCGAGAAATATCATAACGGATTAATTGAAAAATCAAACCAGTTATACGATGAGCTACTCGAGAAAGAAATCATACCAGAAATTGAACGAGAAAATGTAGAAGAATTAGCAGTAGAAGAGCTCGCCCAGATGGTAGAAAAAGTAGACGAAGTGATTTCCGCGTATGATCAAAAAATAGAGGATTCATCGGATGTAGCTGCGCGAAAAGCTTTAAGAGCCGAACGGAAATTCCCAAAGCAAGCACGCAAACAATTAATCGACTATATTGTACGTAAACTAAAATATCAAAAAGACTTTGAAATCTTTGGCATGCGAAATAGTTATTCCAAGACGGACTCAGATGCCACATTTATGCGAATGAAGGATGACTATATGAAAAATGGTCAATTGAAAGCAGGTTATAACATCCAAGTCGCAACAGAAGGTCAATATGTGCTTGCCTATAGTATCTATTCGAACCCAACGGATACACGTACCTTAATCCCGTTTTTAGATGAAATCGAACAACATTATTTTGAACTACCAAAACACGTTGTCGCAGATGCTGGATATGGTAGCGAACAAAATTATGATGATATCCTTTCGAATCGTAAACGAGAAGCCTTAATTACGTATAACTTGTATTTAAAAGAACAAAAGAAAAAGTATAAACAAAACGAATTCAATACAGCATACTGGGATTATGATGAAGAAAATGATCAATACACATGCCCGAACCAACAACAGCTTGTATTTAAATATCGTACCACGAAAACGGATCAATATGATTTCACGCGCGAGTTTAAGGTATACGAATGTGAAGACTGTTCCGAATGCCCATTCCGTTCATTATGTACAAAAGCAAAAGAAGGAAATAATCGTAAGTTAATAGTGAATGAGAAGTGGGAACAGCAAAAAGAATATGTAAGAACAAAGCTTTCAGAAGAAAAAACGAGTACCATTTATCGTCAACGCAAAATTGACGTGGAACCAGTTTTTGGATTCTTGAAAGCTAATTTGCGTTTCACTCGATTTTCTGTTCGAGGAAAATCGAAGGTTAAAAATGAAATAGGTCTGGCATTAATGGCTGTGAATTTAAGAAAATTCACAGCCATTAGGTATGGAGACAACATAAAAAATAGAGAAATCCTAATTTGAATGAATTAAAATTAGGATTTCTCACTAATTGAAGCTAGTTATGTCCCAGCCTCATGATTTAATGACTGTGTCCTTCTTGATTCATCTCATTCGAATGCATGGATCCAGATGCATCATTTTCTTCCTCAGCCTTTTTTTGCATCATTTTCTTCCGTCTCTCCAATGCGTCCTCTTTAATTTTTTGTAGTTCCTCCACATAAGCTTTCGGATTTTCTTGCATATATTTATCTGCTTCAGCCTTGTCCACGAAATAAATATAGCCCCAATTCATCGGAGATTTCAGCTCTGTTTTTACAATGGTTGCATCTTCAATCTTTGCCCAATCTTTCGTCACAAAATCACGCACAAATTTTTCGTTTTTTTCTTCATTTGCAACCTCTGCATTTAATAAACAGCCAATATCATCATAAAAAGCGATGGTTCCATCTTCTTTTATTGCTTGTGCTGAAAATACGCCCATCTCATGATCTTTCATATAAACCTTCATGTTACACATTTCACAAATTGTATCTTCCTTCGGCTCTTGTAATCGTGTATCTACTAGCGAAGCAACTTGTACAGAATTTTTCACGGTTTCTGATTCATTTTGCATCGCTTCTTGCCCAACTTCATTTTCTTCTACCTGGGCTTTTTCGCTGCCACATGCTGCAAGTACAAATAATAATATTAGTGCAGGTAACCATAATTTTTTCACAACGTTTTCCTCCAAATTTCGTTTTTCTGTTGCCATATCCTACATTACAGATTAGTTGTGAAATTAGTTAAAAATCGCAGTGAAATATTGGAAAAATTTTCTTGAACATTAAATGAACATCTTCACTTCAAATATTTTGAATTTAGTGCTTTCATTTACTTCCTCCTCAAAAATAAAAACTCCCCACACGGATGTGGAGAGTTTGGCTTATATGGAAGAACGGTAACTATTGAGTCGCTTCTTTTGTTTGTTTAAACGACTTAGCTTTAATGCCGTTTCATTTAATTCACGACGAATTTGCAAATCACTAGCACTATCTACATGGCTAGGTGCGATCTGTTGATGTGGTTGTGAATTTGCTGAAGCAATCGTTGAACTATGCGTCTTCTCTTTATTTTTTTGTAATCTATTTTTAAATTGCTTTTGTGGATTTTGACTAAAATTATGGCTGAGATCACCCGCATGTAAATACTGTTGTTCCTGCCGAAAAACACTACTTGTCGTTGCACTCACTCTAGAAGTCCTCATAAAAAGTTACCCTCCCCTACATTTTATTATCCTTATAGGTAATTATATCGACATTATATGCTGACAATTAACAACATAGAACCAAAATGCATAAAAAAAGAGTGAAAAGAGCTATTTTCAAAAGCGGAATCCACTTTCTTTATAACTCTTTTCGCTCATCTTACTTCCAAAAATCATCAAATATTGTAATCGGCATATGCCGTTTATGTTGGGAACGCAAATAATATCCTTCTAATATTCGGCGAGGTTCTTCAGGAATTTCTTTACCCTCTAAATAATCATCAATTTGATCATACGACACACCTAGCGCCACTTCGTCTGGTAATGAGGGACGGTCTTCTTCTAAATCTGCTGTCGGCACCTTTTTATAAAGATGCTCAGGACACTTAAGTTCTGCCAACAATTGTTTTCCTTGTCGTTTATTTAAACGAAAGATTGGCATTAAGTCTGCTCCACCATCTCCAAACTTCGTATAAAAGCCTGTAATAGCTTCCGCAGCATGATCCGTTCCTAACACAACCGCTCCATTCATTGCAGCAATTGAATATTGGACCTTCATACGCTCACGAGCTTTTTCATTCCCTTTCACGAAGTCATTCAGCTCAACACCAGCATTTGTTAGAGCTTTCACACTAGCATCAACAGCATCTTTTATATTTACCGTAAAAACTTTTGTTGGCTTTATATAATCAATGGCATCCTGACAATCTTGTTCATCAGCTTGTACGCCATATGGTAAACGTACAGCGAAAAATGAATACTTCATTTCTCCCTCTTCTGCATTTAATTCATCAATCGCCAACTGCGCTAGTTTTCCTGTCAATGTTGAATCTTGACCACCAGAAATACCAAGAACAAATCCTTTTACAAAGCTATAGCGTTTTGCATATTCCTTTAAAAAATCAATGGATTTACGTATTTCTTCCTGTACATCAATATTAGGTAATACACGTAATTCCTCAATAATTTGTTGTTGTAAAGTCATTGCCCCTGTCACTCCTTTTTTACATTCGTTTAACCATCGCGTGCACTTCTTCAATATTACGCATCTTATTATCCCAGCATTTTTGACTGAGATCGACCGGATACTCTTCTGGATTCATCGCACGCTTATATTCATCCCATAACAATTCTAAATTTTCCGTAGCATAATCACGCATTTCCTCTAATGTAGGATTTTGATAATTTATAGCTCCGTTTTTAATAACATGCTGATGTAAATTTTTTGCTTCAAAATTCGTGACAAACTTTGAGACAAACGTATGAATTGGATGGAACATTTTAATACGTTCCTCAGCTTGAGGATTTTCATCGTGCATTGTGATGTAATCTCCCTCTGCCTTTCCATTCTTTTTATCGATAATACGATAGACATTCTTTAATCCCGGCGTTGATACCTTTTCCGCATTAGCCGAAATTTTGATTGTATCTTCAAGTTGCCCTTCGCTATTTTCGATAGCCACCATTTTATAAACAGCACCTAATGCAGGCTGGTCGTAAGCTGTAATAAGCTTTGTACCAATTCCCCAAACATCTACTTTTGCTCCTTGAGATTTTAAATTTAAGATTGTGTATTCATCTAAATCATTCGAGACAATGATTTTGGCATCATGGAAGCCTGCAGCATCCAACATACGACGAGCTTCTTTTGATAAAAACGCGATATCACCGCTATCTAAACGTATACCAATAAAGTTAATTTTGTCTCCTAGCTCTTTAGCTACTTTAATAGCAGTTGGCACACCTGATTTCAATGTATTGTAAGTATCTACTAAAAAAACACAATCACGATGACGTTTTGCATAAGCATGGAATGCATCATAATCATTTTTATAAGCTTGTACTAACGCATGGGCATGTGTACCAGAGACAGGAATCTTAAAAAGTTTACCTGCTCGAACATTACTTGTGGAAGCAAAACCTCCAATAAACGCTGCACGCGTTCCCCAAATAGCAGCATCCATCTCTTGTGCACGCCTTGTCCCAAATTCCATCGCCACTTCATTTTTGATAATTTGCTTTATACGGCTAGCCTTTGTGGCAATTAATGTTTGATAGTTAACAATATTAAGTAATGCTGTTTCAATTAGCTGTGCCTCCACTAACGGAGCTTCAATTCGGACAATTGGTTCATTAGCGAAAACTAACTCCCCTTCTACCATGGAATACATATCCCCTGTGAATCGAATGTTTTTTAAATACTCGATAAAATCCTCTTTATAACCTACTTCATCACGTAAATACGCAATATCCGATTCACTAAAATGAAAGTCACGTAGATAATCAAGCATTCGCTCTAACCCAGCAAATATGGCATAGCCATTACCAAAAGGTAATTTTCTAAAATACAATTCAAAAACTGCTTTTTTATTATGTATGCCATCCGCCCAGTAGGATTCTGCCATATTGATTTGATATAAGTCTGTGTGTAGCGCTAAGCTATCATCTGCATAGTTTGATCTCAAAAGAAACCCCTTCTTCCGCTTTGATAATTAGTCCTAGTATACACTATATACCCAAATTCTTGCGTATTACATTCACTCTTATAGATGTTAGGTTTTCTAACATAAATAGTCAGAAAATTTAG encodes:
- a CDS encoding nicotinate phosphoribosyltransferase, which gives rise to MRSNYADDSLALHTDLYQINMAESYWADGIHNKKAVFELYFRKLPFGNGYAIFAGLERMLDYLRDFHFSESDIAYLRDEVGYKEDFIEYLKNIRFTGDMYSMVEGELVFANEPIVRIEAPLVEAQLIETALLNIVNYQTLIATKASRIKQIIKNEVAMEFGTRRAQEMDAAIWGTRAAFIGGFASTSNVRAGKLFKIPVSGTHAHALVQAYKNDYDAFHAYAKRHRDCVFLVDTYNTLKSGVPTAIKVAKELGDKINFIGIRLDSGDIAFLSKEARRMLDAAGFHDAKIIVSNDLDEYTILNLKSQGAKVDVWGIGTKLITAYDQPALGAVYKMVAIENSEGQLEDTIKISANAEKVSTPGLKNVYRIIDKKNGKAEGDYITMHDENPQAEERIKMFHPIHTFVSKFVTNFEAKNLHQHVIKNGAINYQNPTLEEMRDYATENLELLWDEYKRAMNPEEYPVDLSQKCWDNKMRNIEEVHAMVKRM
- a CDS encoding IS1182 family transposase, yielding MFKNYNMNQLVLPLDLEVTLQKNDIAFHVHHLVESISPEAFEPFLRNEGCPAYHPRMMLKIILCAYTQSVFSGRKIEALLKDSLRMMWLAQGYEPSYRTINRFRVQPEMKELIRQCFVQFRCQLVQEELIDQEAIFIDGTKIEANANKFTFVWKKSIEKYHNGLIEKSNQLYDELLEKEIIPEIERENVEELAVEELAQMVEKVDEVISAYDQKIEDSSDVAARKALRAERKFPKQARKQLIDYIVRKLKYQKDFEIFGMRNSYSKTDSDATFMRMKDDYMKNGQLKAGYNIQVATEGQYVLAYSIYSNPTDTRTLIPFLDEIEQHYFELPKHVVADAGYGSEQNYDDILSNRKREALITYNLYLKEQKKKYKQNEFNTAYWDYDEENDQYTCPNQQQLVFKYRTTKTDQYDFTREFKVYECEDCSECPFRSLCTKAKEGNNRKLIVNEKWEQQKEYVRTKLSEEKTSTIYRQRKIDVEPVFGFLKANLRFTRFSVRGKSKVKNEIGLALMAVNLRKFTAIRYGDNIKNREILI
- a CDS encoding nitrous oxide reductase accessory protein NosL translates to MKKLWLPALILLFVLAACGSEKAQVEENEVGQEAMQNESETVKNSVQVASLVDTRLQEPKEDTICEMCNMKVYMKDHEMGVFSAQAIKEDGTIAFYDDIGCLLNAEVANEEKNEKFVRDFVTKDWAKIEDATIVKTELKSPMNWGYIYFVDKAEADKYMQENPKAYVEELQKIKEDALERRKKMMQKKAEEENDASGSMHSNEMNQEGHSH
- a CDS encoding NAD synthetase, with protein sequence MRTSRVSATTSSVFRQEQQYLHAGDLSHNFSQNPQKQFKNRLQKNKEKTHSSTIASANSQPHQQIAPSHVDSASDLQIRRELNETALKLSRLNKQKKRLNSYRSSI
- the nadE gene encoding ammonia-dependent NAD(+) synthetase, whose protein sequence is MTLQQQIIEELRVLPNIDVQEEIRKSIDFLKEYAKRYSFVKGFVLGISGGQDSTLTGKLAQLAIDELNAEEGEMKYSFFAVRLPYGVQADEQDCQDAIDYIKPTKVFTVNIKDAVDASVKALTNAGVELNDFVKGNEKARERMKVQYSIAAMNGAVVLGTDHAAEAITGFYTKFGDGGADLMPIFRLNKRQGKQLLAELKCPEHLYKKVPTADLEEDRPSLPDEVALGVSYDQIDDYLEGKEIPEEPRRILEGYYLRSQHKRHMPITIFDDFWK